The following proteins are co-located in the Paenibacillus sp. FSL H8-0079 genome:
- a CDS encoding glycosyltransferase family 2 protein: protein MIVKDEAGPLQRCLNAVRDIVDEIIIVDTGSEDDTIEIARRHGAIVIRTEWNGDFSEARNLSLAAATNPWILVLDADEVWVQTPQMKAELMHLLAESRDDVWGYWIQVTSLLGVSGEERVTDAVCRLFRNDPRIAFQGRIHEEIASSIMALASQGVLHSGLEVIHYGYLEQTIVDKNKGARNMQLIRSALNQEGDQPELLYALAAEWFQQAKYDEALRLLQPLLAQLMPECGYHSDLVLKAAYAWREIGSPERALAVVEAWAPVYEDFPDLLELGAVLELDQGSEDVALDWLKRARSAASTANRYTSVSGAGTYRSLTLEGMAHERAGRWAEAEAAYTAALGMQPSSLPAWQRLLLLAATTGRPQAIASAAARGSLPPAAWQALIAAALAAHRPEWLLRHAAALVAPLRAQPLGAGLALAQLGEDAAARAALQPWAAHAQHGPEAALALWALGRKPPGGRNARPAARHAAALPAAAHAAEALLQRGAPARSNASARSSGSPPRGATPGVLAASSPGLLAAAQALAGVGAWAAWLRLLQALPPRGALALLAALPPAARCGLLRAPASVREGLLALCGTPDGAQQPLADEVPAPERTAHALLAGTLALLAGRQNLAREWAESAQLTARQPAASGRPATAISPGLQTLLRLTAPGAATAKEYTNQCNMLLVHL, encoded by the coding sequence ATGATCGTGAAGGATGAAGCCGGGCCACTCCAGCGGTGCCTGAATGCAGTCAGGGATATCGTAGATGAGATCATCATCGTGGATACAGGATCGGAAGACGATACAATTGAAATAGCCCGCCGCCATGGTGCCATTGTAATTCGCACAGAATGGAACGGAGACTTCAGTGAAGCCCGTAATCTGTCACTGGCTGCTGCTACGAATCCGTGGATTCTGGTGCTCGATGCGGATGAAGTATGGGTACAGACCCCACAGATGAAGGCAGAGCTTATGCATTTGTTAGCTGAGAGCAGGGATGATGTGTGGGGTTACTGGATACAGGTCACGAGTCTGCTGGGTGTGTCTGGTGAAGAGCGTGTGACAGATGCGGTGTGTCGTTTGTTCCGAAATGATCCTCGAATTGCCTTTCAGGGCAGAATTCATGAAGAGATCGCTTCATCCATTATGGCACTGGCTTCGCAAGGTGTGCTTCATTCTGGACTTGAGGTCATTCATTATGGATATCTGGAGCAGACAATCGTCGACAAAAATAAAGGTGCACGGAATATGCAATTGATTCGCTCCGCGTTGAATCAGGAGGGCGACCAACCGGAGTTGTTATATGCTCTGGCTGCCGAGTGGTTTCAGCAAGCGAAGTATGATGAAGCACTCCGGTTGTTGCAGCCATTATTGGCACAACTTATGCCGGAGTGTGGATATCACTCGGATCTGGTGCTGAAAGCGGCTTACGCCTGGCGAGAAATTGGCAGTCCAGAACGGGCGCTTGCTGTGGTGGAAGCATGGGCGCCCGTGTATGAGGATTTTCCGGATTTGTTGGAGCTTGGTGCTGTACTGGAGCTGGATCAAGGGAGCGAGGATGTGGCTTTGGACTGGTTAAAACGGGCTAGATCCGCTGCTTCCACAGCCAACCGATATACGTCGGTCTCTGGTGCTGGAACCTATCGCAGCCTGACACTGGAAGGCATGGCACATGAGCGAGCTGGCCGCTGGGCGGAGGCAGAAGCCGCGTACACGGCGGCACTGGGCATGCAACCAAGCAGCTTGCCTGCATGGCAGCGGCTGTTGTTGCTAGCCGCAACCACCGGGCGGCCGCAAGCCATCGCCAGCGCAGCCGCCCGGGGAAGCTTGCCGCCTGCGGCATGGCAAGCGCTGATCGCGGCTGCGTTGGCTGCGCATCGGCCGGAGTGGCTGCTACGCCATGCGGCAGCACTTGTTGCCCCACTGCGGGCACAGCCGCTGGGCGCCGGGCTTGCGCTGGCCCAGCTGGGCGAAGACGCCGCGGCTCGGGCGGCTTTGCAGCCCTGGGCGGCGCATGCGCAGCACGGGCCAGAGGCGGCGCTGGCGCTGTGGGCGCTGGGCCGCAAGCCGCCGGGCGGGCGCAACGCCCGCCCGGCGGCTCGCCATGCGGCAGCGCTGCCCGCCGCGGCCCACGCCGCCGAGGCGTTGCTTCAGCGCGGGGCCCCGGCCCGCAGCAACGCCTCGGCGCGCAGCAGCGGCAGCCCGCCCCGCGGAGCAACGCCCGGCGTCCTGGCCGCGTCTTCGCCTGGCCTGCTCGCCGCTGCGCAAGCGCTTGCCGGCGTAGGCGCCTGGGCCGCATGGCTGCGCCTGCTGCAAGCCCTGCCGCCCCGCGGCGCGCTGGCGTTGCTCGCAGCGCTTCCGCCTGCGGCACGCTGCGGGTTGCTGCGCGCACCCGCGAGCGTCCGCGAAGGGCTGCTGGCGCTATGCGGCACGCCTGACGGCGCGCAGCAGCCCCTCGCGGACGAAGTGCCCGCCCCGGAGCGCACCGCTCACGCGCTCCTTGCGGGCACGCTCGCGTTGCTCGCCGGGCGGCAGAACCTGGCGCGTGAATGGGCCGAATCGGCCCAACTCACTGCGCGGCAACCTGCCGCCTCAGGTCGCCCGGCGACTGCAATCTCGCCGGGCCTGCAAACCCTGCTGCGCCTGACAGCACCCGGCGCAGCCACTGCCAAAGAGTACACCAACCAGTGCAACATGTTACTGGTACACCTATAA
- a CDS encoding glycosyltransferase, protein MRAERISLCMIVKDEEELLPHCLASVQGAVDEVIVVDTGSSDRSAEIAQQYGAVVVAFEWCDDFAAARNAGLERASGDWILFLDADEALDRAAREQIRSWTAVSGCDGLFLNIHNYTGTGQQGVTVNPVLRLFRNAPEHRFEGRIHEQIAAAICRGNPEAAFHVTDMVIHHYGYQTAIVERKDKVNRNVRLLQQAVEEEPGQPFHHYNLGVEYLRVGEAERALETFAVARMGIDPAVTSYAHLLFKYEVRCLQQLNRWQEALDRIDAALELFPEYTDLMHHRGVCADALGDADRAELSLREAVRMGPPPPIYHTEEGIGTYQTWYTLGRLLEGRADLEGAVDAYVEAVRAKSSLLPPLYRIFRMMRVSGQEHQIPELVTERFALGSEEATHKVLGILEQSRCYEAALQLLPEISSQPSGEMRERLSVAEAMLQIQQGRWNKARLKLEPVQRKKRLLAISSARWLERLEWLEGKEVSGDDPLTLWLKRSSQVSAVVTNDEESAVQTWRTVGLRATTKKDTDASMDGTVAGAEYDGWQALGLMMEGCVQSGRWKELHSLIQMCRQQLAGDDLSVGESVRVGEKENLNENGMESFPGASDSLAGTSWLVKGLVSAADHHLEVFAQHTNGNRHRCWPVVQHIRLELPGADGFEN, encoded by the coding sequence TTGCGAGCGGAACGAATTTCCCTATGCATGATCGTGAAGGATGAGGAAGAGTTACTGCCCCATTGTCTTGCCAGTGTCCAGGGAGCGGTGGACGAGGTAATTGTCGTGGACACCGGTTCGTCGGACCGCAGCGCGGAGATTGCGCAGCAATATGGCGCGGTGGTTGTGGCGTTTGAGTGGTGCGATGATTTTGCCGCAGCACGGAATGCTGGCCTGGAGCGTGCTTCCGGCGACTGGATTCTCTTTCTTGATGCGGACGAGGCGCTCGATAGGGCTGCGAGGGAGCAGATCAGGAGCTGGACGGCGGTCAGCGGATGTGACGGATTGTTTTTAAACATTCATAACTATACAGGTACGGGTCAGCAGGGGGTTACCGTGAATCCGGTTTTGCGTCTCTTTCGTAATGCCCCGGAGCATCGATTTGAAGGGCGAATTCATGAGCAGATTGCGGCGGCGATCTGTCGTGGGAATCCAGAGGCTGCTTTTCATGTGACGGACATGGTCATCCATCATTATGGATATCAGACGGCGATTGTGGAGCGCAAAGATAAGGTGAACCGCAATGTCCGCCTGCTGCAACAGGCAGTGGAGGAAGAACCGGGTCAGCCATTCCATCACTATAATCTGGGCGTAGAATATCTGCGTGTGGGGGAAGCAGAGCGGGCCTTGGAGACGTTTGCTGTGGCTCGGATGGGGATCGATCCAGCGGTGACCAGTTACGCACATTTGCTGTTCAAATATGAAGTTCGTTGTCTACAGCAACTGAATCGCTGGCAGGAGGCATTGGATCGAATCGATGCTGCGCTTGAACTCTTTCCAGAGTACACGGATCTGATGCATCATCGCGGAGTATGTGCAGATGCATTGGGCGATGCAGATCGGGCAGAATTGTCACTGCGTGAAGCGGTTCGCATGGGGCCACCTCCACCCATATATCATACGGAAGAAGGCATCGGCACCTATCAGACGTGGTATACGCTAGGGCGATTGCTGGAAGGAAGGGCCGATCTGGAGGGTGCGGTGGATGCTTACGTGGAAGCGGTGCGTGCCAAATCCAGTCTGTTACCTCCGCTCTATCGGATATTCCGGATGATGCGAGTCTCCGGGCAGGAACATCAGATTCCAGAGCTGGTGACGGAGCGTTTTGCGCTCGGATCAGAAGAGGCTACACACAAAGTATTGGGCATTCTGGAGCAAAGTCGTTGTTATGAAGCGGCTCTGCAATTGTTACCGGAGATTTCCTCACAGCCTTCCGGAGAGATGAGGGAGCGTTTATCTGTGGCGGAGGCGATGCTCCAAATCCAACAGGGGAGATGGAATAAGGCGCGTCTGAAATTGGAACCTGTGCAGCGGAAAAAAAGGCTGCTCGCGATCTCGTCTGCACGATGGCTCGAACGGTTGGAATGGCTCGAAGGGAAGGAAGTCAGCGGAGACGATCCTTTGACGTTGTGGTTGAAGCGTAGTTCTCAGGTAAGTGCAGTAGTAACCAATGATGAGGAATCTGCTGTGCAGACATGGCGAACGGTTGGTCTGCGAGCGACAACAAAGAAGGACACGGACGCTAGCATGGACGGAACGGTTGCAGGAGCAGAGTATGATGGCTGGCAGGCGCTCGGACTGATGATGGAAGGATGTGTGCAGTCAGGACGTTGGAAGGAGCTGCATAGCTTGATTCAGATGTGTCGACAGCAATTAGCTGGAGATGATTTATCTGTTGGGGAGAGCGTTCGAGTGGGAGAGAAAGAGAACTTGAATGAGAATGGAATGGAGTCATTCCCTGGGGCTTCGGATTCCCTCGCGGGAACTAGTTGGCTGGTGAAGGGATTGGTTAGTGCTGCGGATCATCATCTGGAGGTGTTCGCCCAACATACGAATGGAAATCGACACCGTTGTTGGCCTGTCGTTCAGCATATTCGGCTTGAACTGCCAGGGGCGGATGGGTTCGAGAACTAA
- a CDS encoding glycosyltransferase, giving the protein MQNRLLGIHMIVQNEEHHLPRCLDSLMHIGTECFITDTGSSDRTTEIARTYGATVLHARWEDDFAHARNISLPLAGTEWVLCLDADEYVTQGLEELLNYLPKVHKSISRLRITIENRYGEGAEEKMISQPVRLFRANQGYRYVGRIHEQLVRSGPSKLVLIEPADRDKNENYTDEENVLIETEPLAPLCLIHDGYLASTIVKEHKPRRNLKLIERELADNPAQPFHLYNLGVTYCQLGQIEQATEAFSVSLRLTELRAPYRPTLVRDYAKILVGLERYEEAHALLAVERHRYPSYADLHLLYGETLEQQGLEERAYQSYARATECLGVPDSDGQSDGGSTLDSPYVTEAGSDSYRVYTAMARLAQKRGFLNESAHLYGLALDSMFAYAPAWVGLADVLQQSGETDENIAETLLARCRGIEESDHGDTIHGETPHPYAVKNEDHFAQVIHVLAGCGAYGQALKMLDTDARITRIHVADRIHWMLCANKVSEALQLAEEHWNVGCVHEANLPTEHRMDWALAYWANGLRLTDIFLASTHPQEKTVWKVMDRLLDQLTKEPRSMEPASEEQKLMEWGPQAQMVAEKVVQQAVKTGHLTLAEHLHELRAIMMREHRGKAVTVRREFASLLYRHGYTMVAANILIQCMTESDLDAEGLFWLGETLSAKGYYDQALSLFEQALEREPDLQQARAGAAVCYLRIAMEALRQELVRSPSAGALAAQHAALEQRLRTAEGIPWRTIFHAKERRNQLASGTNFPMHDREG; this is encoded by the coding sequence TTGCAGAACCGTTTACTTGGAATCCATATGATTGTGCAAAATGAAGAACATCATCTGCCCCGCTGTCTCGACAGCTTGATGCATATCGGCACGGAGTGCTTTATCACCGATACGGGCTCGTCTGACCGCACAACCGAGATTGCAAGAACATACGGAGCAACGGTGTTGCATGCCCGCTGGGAGGATGATTTTGCCCATGCGCGGAATATCAGTTTGCCTTTGGCTGGCACCGAATGGGTCCTATGTCTGGATGCGGATGAGTACGTCACACAGGGGTTGGAAGAACTACTGAACTATTTGCCTAAAGTCCATAAAAGCATTTCAAGATTACGCATTACTATAGAGAATCGATACGGTGAAGGGGCCGAAGAGAAGATGATCTCCCAACCGGTGAGACTGTTCCGTGCTAATCAAGGATATCGATATGTGGGACGCATCCATGAGCAGTTGGTTCGTAGCGGCCCGAGCAAGCTTGTCTTGATTGAGCCTGCTGATAGGGATAAGAACGAGAACTATACAGACGAAGAAAACGTATTGATCGAGACTGAACCGCTGGCTCCACTATGTCTCATTCATGATGGGTATCTGGCCTCCACGATTGTGAAGGAACATAAACCAAGACGTAATTTGAAGTTGATTGAACGGGAACTCGCAGATAATCCTGCACAGCCGTTTCATCTGTACAATCTCGGAGTGACCTATTGCCAACTTGGTCAGATTGAACAGGCAACTGAAGCGTTTAGTGTATCATTGCGCCTGACAGAGTTGCGCGCGCCTTATCGTCCTACACTGGTTAGAGATTATGCGAAGATCCTTGTGGGATTGGAACGATATGAAGAGGCGCATGCACTTCTGGCTGTGGAAAGGCATCGTTACCCATCTTATGCTGATCTGCACCTATTGTATGGGGAGACGTTGGAGCAGCAAGGTTTGGAGGAGCGTGCATATCAATCCTATGCCCGAGCGACCGAGTGCCTGGGGGTGCCAGACAGTGATGGACAAAGTGATGGTGGTAGCACGTTAGATTCGCCATATGTAACGGAAGCCGGTTCTGACAGTTACAGAGTCTATACCGCGATGGCAAGACTTGCCCAGAAACGTGGATTCCTGAATGAGTCCGCACATCTGTACGGGCTGGCATTGGACAGCATGTTTGCATATGCTCCGGCATGGGTGGGGTTAGCGGATGTACTGCAACAATCCGGAGAAACAGATGAGAACATAGCAGAAACATTGCTCGCCAGATGCAGAGGGATCGAAGAGTCAGATCACGGCGACACGATTCATGGTGAAACACCCCATCCATACGCCGTGAAGAATGAGGATCATTTTGCACAAGTCATTCATGTTCTCGCAGGCTGCGGAGCATATGGGCAGGCATTGAAAATGCTGGATACAGATGCTCGTATTACCCGTATCCATGTAGCGGATCGAATACATTGGATGTTGTGTGCGAATAAGGTTTCGGAGGCATTACAACTGGCAGAAGAACACTGGAACGTTGGGTGTGTACATGAAGCCAATCTGCCAACTGAGCACAGAATGGATTGGGCACTGGCTTATTGGGCTAATGGATTACGATTAACCGATATATTCCTCGCATCTACCCATCCACAAGAAAAGACGGTTTGGAAGGTCATGGATCGTCTGCTGGACCAGTTGACCAAAGAGCCGCGAAGCATGGAACCTGCGTCAGAAGAGCAGAAGCTTATGGAGTGGGGTCCGCAGGCACAGATGGTGGCAGAAAAGGTTGTACAGCAGGCCGTAAAGACTGGACATCTTACGCTTGCTGAGCACCTGCATGAACTGCGGGCAATCATGATGCGTGAGCATCGGGGAAAGGCAGTCACGGTCCGGCGGGAGTTTGCAAGTCTGCTGTATCGTCACGGGTATACCATGGTAGCCGCGAACATCCTGATTCAGTGCATGACCGAGAGTGATCTGGATGCCGAAGGGTTATTCTGGCTGGGTGAAACGCTGTCTGCCAAAGGATATTATGATCAGGCGCTGTCTCTGTTCGAGCAGGCTCTGGAGCGGGAACCTGATCTGCAACAGGCCAGAGCTGGTGCAGCAGTATGTTACTTGCGGATAGCAATGGAGGCACTTCGACAGGAGTTGGTTCGCTCCCCGTCGGCAGGGGCACTCGCGGCACAACATGCTGCACTGGAACAAAGGCTGCGGACGGCCGAAGGTATCCCATGGCGCACGATTTTCCATGCGAAGGAAAGGAGGAATCAGCTTGCGAGCGGAACGAATTTCCCTATGCATGATCGTGAAGGATGA
- a CDS encoding DUF6385 domain-containing protein produces the protein MPNFTTFNTNPDNLRTLIFGQDSTGTAQPVRTDTSGNVVGIILDGTISNISGLTTVTINAGTITNILNGTITSVLGATITAGTINSVLGATVTAGTLTNLLNGTITSVLGATITAGTITSVLGATVTAGTLTNLLNGTITSVLGATVTAGTLTNLLNGTITSVLGATITAGTITSVLGATVTAGTLTNLLNGTITSVLGATITAGTITSVLGATVTAGTLTNLLNGTITSVLGATITAGTITSVLGATITAGTITGILGATITAGTITSVLGATITAGTLTNLLNGTITSVLGATVTAGTLTNLLNGTITSVLGATITAGTLTNLLNGTITSVLGATVTAGTLTNLLNGTITSVLGATITAGTLTNLLNGTITSVLGATITAGTLSSVTSISQKSFQENQLISTPTANTFTPLPAVTTSVFGTYSFFVYNRGPGVNRVDARVEISANGSNWYTDVTTVTGILSGSVDVLVPQRFLKYTRLSYRSSLVGAPSTIDVFFNGQGT, from the coding sequence ATGCCTAACTTTACAACGTTTAATACGAATCCGGATAATCTGAGGACATTGATTTTCGGCCAGGATAGTACAGGCACAGCCCAGCCCGTCAGAACCGATACGAGCGGGAACGTGGTTGGCATCATTTTGGACGGAACCATCAGTAACATCTCTGGTCTGACCACCGTTACGATTAATGCCGGAACCATTACGAACATTCTGAACGGCACAATTACAAGTGTACTTGGAGCGACCATCACGGCAGGTACGATCAACAGTGTGCTTGGAGCCACCGTTACCGCAGGTACCTTGACGAACTTGCTGAATGGTACGATCACAAGTGTATTGGGTGCGACGATCACGGCCGGAACGATTACAAGTGTACTCGGGGCAACGGTAACAGCAGGAACACTCACGAACTTGCTGAATGGTACCATCACGAGTGTGCTTGGAGCCACGGTGACTGCAGGAACATTGACGAACTTACTGAATGGTACGATCACAAGTGTACTTGGGGCGACGATTACAGCCGGAACGATTACCAGTGTGCTCGGAGCTACGGTAACGGCGGGAACGCTGACCAACTTGCTGAATGGTACGATTACGAGTGTATTGGGAGCAACGATCACAGCTGGAACCATCACTAGTGTGCTCGGAGCTACAGTAACGGCGGGGACACTGACGAACTTGCTGAATGGTACGATCACAAGTGTATTGGGAGCAACAATCACGGCCGGAACCATCACCAGCGTACTTGGAGCGACCATCACAGCGGGGACCATCACAGGTATACTCGGAGCAACGATTACCGCAGGTACGATCACGAGCGTACTAGGAGCAACCATCACCGCAGGCACCCTGACGAACTTATTAAACGGAACGATCACCAGTGTGCTCGGTGCAACGGTAACAGCGGGTACGTTGACGAATTTGCTGAATGGTACGATTACGAGTGTACTTGGAGCAACGATTACAGCCGGAACCCTAACGAACTTATTAAACGGAACGATCACCAGCGTGCTCGGCGCAACGGTGACAGCGGGGACGCTGACAAACCTGCTGAATGGTACGATCACGAGTGTGCTTGGAGCAACGATCACAGCCGGCACCCTGACGAACCTGTTGAACGGGACAATCACCAGTGTGCTCGGCGCTACAATTACGGCGGGAACGCTTAGCAGCGTGACGTCCATATCACAGAAGAGTTTTCAGGAAAACCAACTCATTAGCACCCCGACGGCTAACACCTTTACACCGCTTCCAGCAGTGACAACCAGTGTATTTGGTACGTATTCTTTCTTTGTATATAACAGGGGACCTGGTGTAAACCGGGTAGATGCTCGTGTTGAGATCAGTGCAAACGGTTCGAACTGGTACACGGATGTGACGACAGTAACAGGCATTTTGTCCGGGTCAGTGGATGTATTGGTTCCGCAGCGTTTTCTCAAATATACACGTCTATCCTACCGCTCCAGCCTAGTTGGTGCACCAAGTACGATTGATGTGTTCTTCAATGGACAAGGCACATAA
- a CDS encoding DUF6385 domain-containing protein has translation MSRTAKRSKKRTKQPTKYVSRRRSRHSCRAKLLKPPCSRITRPRFKQGASSRTKLPGAIHCFTEHTYVGAETSSSIHSLPAQDTSSLSMYTYGVVNRGKHPALVQIQISPNAVDYAVDSQEVVAGGQTKALVPLRFLHYTRLAIRSVEPDQPTRLDVYFQAQRMP, from the coding sequence ATGAGTCGAACAGCGAAGCGAAGCAAGAAGAGAACGAAGCAACCAACTAAATATGTTAGCCGTCGTCGCTCCCGTCATTCCTGCCGCGCTAAATTGCTGAAACCCCCTTGTTCCCGGATCACTCGTCCCCGGTTCAAGCAGGGTGCTTCCTCACGTACGAAACTCCCTGGTGCTATTCATTGTTTTACAGAGCATACGTATGTCGGAGCCGAGACCAGTAGCAGCATACACTCACTCCCGGCACAAGACACCTCATCACTCAGCATGTATACCTATGGCGTTGTGAATCGGGGCAAACATCCGGCTCTTGTACAGATCCAGATCAGTCCCAATGCCGTGGACTATGCTGTGGACAGCCAGGAGGTGGTCGCGGGAGGTCAGACCAAAGCGCTGGTACCCTTGCGATTTTTGCATTATACCCGGCTTGCAATTCGATCTGTTGAACCGGATCAGCCGACCCGGCTTGATGTTTACTTTCAGGCGCAGCGTATGCCGTAA